The following proteins are co-located in the Longimicrobiaceae bacterium genome:
- a CDS encoding nuclease domain-containing protein: protein EPLAAAAGDPPPGLASPQLTLAPGYREAHRACLLLRLGLSLEGGPVRLAVKDLGVLYEYWCFLALARVLAARTASPLRARDLLAVEERGLRVLLRRGREHSLAFPLPDGGRAVLTYNPRFGGAPLLVPQQPDLLLEVRRPDGAATRVVLDAKYRITAAAEYVARYGSPGPPEDALNVLHRYRDAIVRPGGRDGPERLVTRAAALFPFREAEHGAFCASRLWRSLDTLGVGAIPLLPGSTEYLEEWIAHVLDGGADAA, encoded by the coding sequence GAGCCGCTCGCCGCGGCGGCGGGAGATCCCCCGCCGGGCCTGGCCTCCCCGCAGCTCACCCTCGCCCCCGGGTACCGCGAGGCGCACCGCGCCTGCCTCCTCCTGCGGCTCGGGCTCAGCCTGGAGGGCGGCCCGGTGCGGCTGGCGGTCAAGGACCTGGGCGTGCTCTACGAGTACTGGTGCTTCCTGGCGCTGGCGCGCGTCCTGGCCGCGCGGACGGCGAGCCCGCTCCGCGCCCGCGACCTCCTCGCCGTGGAGGAGCGCGGCCTGCGGGTGCTCCTGCGGCGCGGCCGCGAGCACTCGCTGGCCTTTCCGCTGCCGGACGGCGGGCGCGCCGTGCTCACCTACAACCCGCGCTTCGGCGGGGCGCCGCTGCTGGTCCCCCAGCAGCCGGACCTGCTCCTGGAGGTGCGCCGGCCGGACGGCGCGGCGACGCGCGTGGTGCTGGACGCCAAGTACCGGATCACCGCCGCGGCGGAGTACGTGGCGCGCTACGGCTCCCCCGGCCCGCCGGAGGACGCGCTGAACGTGCTGCACCGCTACCGCGACGCCATCGTGCGGCCGGGCGGGAGGGACGGCCCCGAGCGGCTGGTCACGCGCGCGGCGGCGCTCTTCCCCTTCCGGGAGGCGGAGCACGGCGCGTTCTGTGCGAGCCGCCTCTGGCGCTCCCTGGACACGCTCGGCGTGGGAGCCATCCCCCTCCTCCCCGGGAGCACGGAGTACCTGGAGGAGTGGATCGCTCACGTACTGGACGGAGGTGCCGATGCTGCGTAG
- a CDS encoding outer membrane beta-barrel protein has translation MLRSRWTAALCGCALLACAGSAQAQGGASALSLGGRVLAAAPVGDRGAGLETGVGFGVDAGYEVRPGLVVYAGYSRTVFPVEQEGRDADRVDSGIDLGVLTRRPVGGVPLWFRGGIVFHEAETHLRSGGGGLDDGTTGVGLESGVGAEVRLGRHVMLLPGVGYTAYPVGDPGGVSHLRAEVGVRLRP, from the coding sequence ATGCTGCGTAGCCGGTGGACCGCCGCGCTCTGTGGATGCGCCCTGCTGGCGTGCGCCGGGAGCGCGCAGGCGCAGGGCGGAGCGTCCGCGCTCTCCCTCGGCGGGCGTGTCCTGGCCGCGGCGCCCGTGGGAGACCGCGGCGCGGGGCTGGAGACCGGGGTGGGCTTCGGGGTGGACGCGGGCTACGAGGTGCGCCCGGGGCTGGTCGTGTACGCCGGCTACAGCCGCACGGTGTTCCCGGTGGAGCAGGAGGGGCGCGACGCGGACCGGGTGGACTCCGGGATCGACCTGGGCGTGCTGACGAGGCGGCCGGTGGGCGGGGTGCCGCTCTGGTTCCGCGGCGGGATCGTCTTCCACGAGGCGGAGACGCACCTCCGGTCCGGCGGCGGCGGGCTGGACGACGGGACCACGGGGGTGGGGCTGGAGAGCGGCGTCGGCGCGGAGGTCCGGCTGGGGAGGCACGTCATGCTGCTGCCCGGGGTGGGCTACACGGCCTACCCGGTGGGCGACCCCGGGGGCGTGTCGCACCTGCGCGCCGAGGTGGGGGTGCGGCTGCGGCCGTAG